In Mangrovivirga cuniculi, the following proteins share a genomic window:
- a CDS encoding acyl-CoA dehydrogenase: MQLQFTEEQIAVRDAARDFAQNDLLPGVIDRDTNQEFPAEQVKKMGELGFLGMMVDPKYNGGGMDTISYVLAMEEISKVDASASVIMSVNNSLVCWGLEKYGSEEQKEKYLKPLASGEIIGAFCLSEPEAGSDATSQRTTAEDKGDYYLLNGTKNWITNGGNASVYLVMAQTNPELGHKGINCLIVEKGMEGFTVGKKEDKLGIRGSDTHSLMFQDVKVPKENRVGEDGFGFKFAMSTLDGGRIGIAAQALGIASGAYELSIKYANERKAFGKEIAKHQAIQFKIADMATTINAARWMCLEAAYQKDQGQNYARAAAMAKLYASQVAMDVTVEAVQVHGGYGYVKEYHVERLMRDAKITQIYEGTSEIQKIVIARDVLK, encoded by the coding sequence ATGCAACTACAATTTACTGAAGAACAAATAGCTGTAAGAGACGCAGCACGTGATTTCGCACAAAACGATTTATTACCTGGAGTAATAGATAGAGATACCAACCAGGAATTTCCTGCAGAGCAAGTTAAAAAAATGGGTGAACTCGGATTTCTGGGAATGATGGTTGACCCTAAATATAACGGAGGAGGTATGGATACTATTTCATATGTCCTGGCAATGGAAGAAATCTCTAAAGTTGATGCTTCAGCAAGTGTTATCATGTCTGTAAATAACTCTCTTGTATGCTGGGGTCTTGAAAAATATGGCTCTGAAGAGCAAAAGGAAAAATATTTAAAGCCTCTTGCATCCGGAGAAATAATTGGTGCTTTCTGTCTGTCCGAGCCTGAAGCTGGTTCTGATGCAACATCTCAAAGAACGACAGCTGAAGATAAAGGTGATTACTATCTTCTTAACGGAACTAAAAACTGGATAACCAATGGTGGTAACGCTTCTGTTTATCTTGTTATGGCTCAAACAAATCCCGAACTCGGACATAAGGGAATCAATTGTCTTATAGTTGAAAAGGGAATGGAAGGATTCACTGTAGGCAAAAAAGAAGATAAATTAGGCATCAGAGGTTCTGATACTCACTCTTTGATGTTTCAGGATGTAAAAGTACCGAAAGAAAACAGAGTTGGCGAAGATGGCTTCGGGTTCAAATTTGCCATGTCTACACTCGATGGTGGAAGAATTGGTATCGCTGCTCAAGCTTTAGGTATCGCTTCGGGAGCATACGAGTTATCAATAAAATACGCGAATGAACGCAAGGCTTTTGGGAAAGAAATAGCAAAACATCAGGCAATTCAGTTTAAGATCGCTGACATGGCGACAACGATAAATGCTGCCAGATGGATGTGTCTTGAGGCCGCTTACCAGAAGGACCAGGGACAAAATTATGCGCGGGCAGCCGCGATGGCTAAATTGTATGCCTCTCAGGTAGCGATGGATGTAACTGTTGAAGCAGTGCAGGTACATGGAGGATATGGTTACGTTAAAGAATACCATGTAGAGAGATTAATGCGAGATGCAAAAATTACCCAAATCTACGAGGGCACATCTGAAATCCAAAAGATCGTTATTGCTCGAGATGTGCTGAAATAA
- a CDS encoding helix-turn-helix domain-containing protein, translating into MEDYNKIIESLSVKFLSAKNIEVLRSVTVKNLYDVENTILKLRHGEISFGEDEIETLREGEILFVPGGKGVPITYGPQPADQVKSDDFLNLKENYLKSGRELFSPSNSDDTYFSSISFTAKVFDSVNFFASLDIPPFIIRNDEKLSNLIEEIIEEQSNELPGRDRLIKVNTDLLVVEVIRYIFRNELFIEQLATNVTYFKDPRLLDIFAFIKENIGGDLSNRILANVANVSEDYVGQYFKMLTGINPQDYIEYQRMEQAVNLLRTTKKSIREIGKEVGYKDTAYFCRRFKMMFGIPAGKMRRRESVMNV; encoded by the coding sequence ATGGAGGATTATAATAAGATTATCGAATCGTTATCGGTAAAGTTTTTAAGTGCTAAAAACATAGAAGTACTTAGATCTGTTACTGTGAAAAATCTGTACGATGTAGAAAACACTATTCTAAAACTACGTCATGGTGAAATTTCGTTCGGGGAAGATGAAATCGAAACTCTCAGAGAAGGAGAAATACTTTTTGTTCCCGGCGGTAAAGGTGTACCGATAACGTATGGTCCACAACCTGCAGACCAGGTTAAAAGTGATGACTTTTTAAACTTAAAGGAGAATTACTTAAAATCAGGACGCGAACTATTTTCACCGTCGAATAGCGATGACACTTATTTTAGCAGCATAAGTTTTACTGCTAAGGTGTTTGACTCGGTTAACTTTTTCGCTTCTCTAGATATACCTCCTTTTATTATCAGAAATGATGAAAAATTATCTAATCTGATAGAAGAGATTATTGAGGAACAAAGTAATGAGCTTCCGGGAAGAGATCGTCTGATAAAAGTTAATACGGATCTTCTTGTGGTTGAAGTAATTAGATATATTTTCAGAAATGAGTTATTCATTGAGCAGTTAGCAACAAATGTAACTTATTTTAAAGACCCGCGACTTCTAGACATCTTTGCGTTTATCAAGGAAAACATTGGTGGAGATCTTTCTAACAGAATATTAGCGAATGTTGCAAATGTATCTGAAGATTATGTGGGACAATACTTCAAAATGCTCACAGGTATTAATCCTCAGGATTACATCGAATATCAACGGATGGAACAGGCAGTTAACCTATTGAGAACTACTAAAAAGAGTATTCGTGAAATAGGTAAAGAGGTTGGTTATAAAGATACAGCCTATTTCTGCCGACGATTTAAAATGATGTTCGGAATTCCGGCAGGTAAAATGAGAAGAAGAGAATCAGTTATGAACGTTTAA
- a CDS encoding geranylgeranylglyceryl/heptaprenylglyceryl phosphate synthase, which yields MNNKELYKDLTDKVNKRIKSFAVLIDPDKIDSSAKLNQLIMMAVENKVDYFFIGGSLMMHQNLSWVVSAIKEGSNIPAILFPGNNLQLDPHADGLLLLSLISGRNPELLIGQHVLVAPVLKKSKIEIISTGYMLIHSGKPTAAGYMSHSQPIPSDKPDIAASTAMAGELLGQKVIYLDGGSGAEKPIPPRMIKMVKKSIEIPLIVGGGITNKEKALQCIESGADVVVVGNGIEKNPGLMTEVANIVERYNHSLNVHN from the coding sequence ATGAACAATAAGGAATTATATAAGGACCTCACCGATAAAGTTAATAAGAGAATTAAGTCATTTGCGGTTCTAATCGACCCGGATAAGATTGATTCATCAGCAAAGCTCAATCAGCTCATAATGATGGCCGTTGAAAATAAGGTCGATTACTTCTTTATCGGAGGAAGCCTGATGATGCACCAAAACTTATCCTGGGTTGTTTCAGCTATTAAAGAAGGCTCTAATATTCCAGCGATTTTATTTCCTGGCAACAATCTTCAGCTTGATCCTCATGCTGATGGCCTCTTATTGCTTTCACTAATTTCCGGAAGAAATCCTGAGCTTCTGATCGGTCAACATGTTTTAGTTGCTCCGGTATTGAAAAAAAGTAAAATAGAAATTATCAGTACTGGTTATATGCTTATTCATAGTGGTAAACCAACCGCAGCGGGTTATATGAGTCATAGTCAGCCTATTCCTTCGGATAAGCCGGATATCGCTGCCAGTACAGCTATGGCCGGTGAACTTCTTGGACAAAAAGTGATTTACCTGGATGGTGGAAGTGGTGCTGAAAAGCCAATACCTCCTCGAATGATCAAAATGGTAAAAAAATCTATCGAAATTCCTTTAATTGTCGGTGGGGGTATAACCAATAAAGAGAAAGCTCTACAGTGCATAGAATCGGGTGCAGACGTAGTGGTAGTTGGTAACGGGATAGAAAAAAACCCCGGCCTGATGACCGAGGTTGCTAATATTGTTGAGCGTTATAACCATTCTTTAAACGTTCATAACTGA
- a CDS encoding phage holin family protein, with translation MYKSLIEAFNRFIENKVELVKLDIEQRIALLITHAVAIMFFIGMLSLFIVFFSILVALAISTWAESLLIGFGSVSLIYAILAVAAYFISQSSSFKKKLRDNMVELFDSNI, from the coding sequence ATGTACAAATCTCTCATTGAAGCATTCAATCGATTCATAGAAAATAAGGTTGAGCTGGTTAAGCTTGATATTGAGCAAAGAATAGCATTGCTAATTACGCATGCTGTTGCGATCATGTTTTTTATAGGGATGCTCTCTCTATTTATCGTGTTTTTTAGTATACTGGTAGCTCTAGCTATATCTACATGGGCTGAAAGCTTACTAATTGGGTTTGGCTCAGTTAGCCTGATTTATGCCATACTAGCTGTAGCTGCATATTTCATTTCCCAGTCTTCTTCATTTAAGAAAAAATTAAGAGATAACATGGTCGAATTATTTGATAGTAATATTTAA
- a CDS encoding Na/Pi symporter: MNNKKVHTYYAIIIASLIIFFFTLNIMASSLRLLSQDTINSLIEATSNPFIGLFIGLISTAIIQSSSAVTSIIVTMVAAGTISFPSSIPIIMGANIGTTLTSTLVSITFVNQKNKFRRAIAAGTVHDMFNILVAAILFPLEMTTGLLSQLTQMISNSIQVQSSKLIFTNFSFITSKNVVSSFILSWFDSYILLSVLSFILLLVTIKLLAKYGSLVLIGESKEKMQKYFFTNPFRSFIWGTVITAGVQSSSVTTPLVVPLVATRKISMSQGFAFVMGANIGTTITALLVAIFTGGAAINVAVVHLLFNLFGVILFLPNKMFRQIPVVLAEKLGKLTGQYRIAGFIYIIFIFFLLPYTLIYFSQKSDNSAINDRIGSYHEQRVDNY, encoded by the coding sequence ATGAACAACAAAAAAGTCCATACTTATTACGCAATAATCATTGCCAGCCTTATAATATTCTTTTTTACACTGAATATTATGGCTTCATCACTGCGTTTATTAAGCCAGGACACAATTAATTCTTTGATAGAAGCGACAAGTAACCCTTTTATCGGGCTTTTTATTGGCCTTATCTCGACAGCAATTATTCAAAGCAGTTCCGCGGTAACCAGTATTATAGTAACAATGGTTGCAGCGGGTACGATCAGCTTCCCTAGTTCTATACCGATTATTATGGGCGCAAATATTGGAACCACTCTCACGAGTACCCTCGTTTCAATAACTTTTGTAAACCAGAAAAATAAGTTTAGAAGAGCGATTGCTGCTGGTACAGTCCACGATATGTTTAATATTCTGGTAGCGGCAATTTTATTCCCGTTAGAAATGACTACCGGATTATTAAGTCAGTTGACTCAAATGATCTCAAACTCAATTCAGGTTCAAAGTAGTAAACTGATCTTTACTAATTTTTCCTTCATTACAAGTAAGAATGTTGTTTCATCTTTTATTCTTAGCTGGTTTGACAGTTACATTTTATTATCAGTGCTTTCCTTTATTTTATTACTGGTTACAATTAAGCTTCTAGCTAAATACGGTAGCCTTGTATTGATTGGGGAATCTAAGGAAAAAATGCAGAAGTACTTTTTCACAAATCCTTTCAGATCATTTATCTGGGGCACGGTGATAACTGCAGGAGTACAAAGTAGTTCGGTAACAACTCCTTTAGTTGTTCCATTGGTTGCTACGAGAAAGATTTCAATGAGCCAGGGTTTTGCCTTCGTAATGGGTGCAAATATAGGTACGACAATCACTGCTCTGTTAGTAGCGATTTTTACAGGTGGTGCCGCGATCAATGTTGCTGTTGTTCATTTATTATTTAATTTATTTGGGGTCATTTTATTTTTACCAAATAAGATGTTCAGGCAGATCCCTGTTGTATTAGCAGAAAAATTAGGTAAGCTTACCGGGCAGTACCGAATTGCCGGGTTTATCTATATTATTTTTATATTCTTTTTACTTCCCTACACCCTGATTTATTTTTCTCAAAAATCAGATAACTCTGCAATCAATGACAGAATTGGTTCATATCACGAACAAAGAGTAGATAACTACTAG
- a CDS encoding Na/Pi cotransporter family protein, which yields MQFGILDLFAILGSLGIFIYGMKVMSEGIQNLAGDQLKNILGYMTSNRLGGVVTGFVTTSLIQSSSATTVMIVSFVNAGLLTLRQAIGVIMGANIGTTVTAVIITFFGFKFSISDYTLAIIAISLPLMFSKRNEYKSLGDFLFGFGILFMGLDLLKNSVPDLQQNPEALEWIQNVSDMGYGSVLLFIVIGTLITIVVQSSSAAMAITLIMCDQGWITFDIAAALVLGENIGTTITANIAATVGNLYAKRAARAHFIFNIFGVIWMLLLYYPFLNLVDHIMVNWFQQPSPFVAVKSVTWALTLFHILFNITNTFLLIWFVNQIEKVVVRLTPAKATAEAEEEFRLSYIGSEVMRTPEFSLIEVHKELSRFGAITRKMFTKLKDQQQSAKTKESLAFYEKIEKMEDLTDRFEEEITAYLVRLSEGRLNVDTSAKVVIIHSVTNDLERVGDSILEISKNIHRLYKKKLSLDNKQKKKLAELSDHVEEAFDIMLNNLEKGSLSIDIKEARKKEQEINKLRKKIRKSQMRVVEDPTYEVKSGILFRDIYQGLERVADQIFSVNLALAGEKFDLDEILDEDF from the coding sequence ATGCAATTTGGTATTTTAGACTTATTTGCAATCCTGGGGTCTCTGGGAATTTTTATATATGGAATGAAGGTGATGTCGGAAGGTATTCAAAACCTTGCGGGAGATCAGCTTAAGAACATCTTAGGTTATATGACATCAAATCGCCTTGGAGGAGTGGTTACCGGGTTTGTTACAACTTCTTTAATCCAGTCGTCATCAGCCACCACGGTAATGATAGTAAGTTTTGTTAATGCAGGCTTACTAACTCTTAGGCAGGCAATCGGCGTTATTATGGGTGCCAACATAGGTACTACAGTCACAGCGGTTATAATTACCTTTTTCGGATTTAAATTTAGCATCTCAGATTATACCCTTGCCATAATTGCAATCAGTCTGCCTTTAATGTTTTCCAAAAGAAATGAATATAAGTCCCTTGGGGATTTTCTATTCGGATTTGGAATTTTATTTATGGGCCTTGACCTTCTTAAAAACAGTGTCCCCGATCTACAGCAAAACCCTGAAGCTCTTGAGTGGATTCAGAACGTAAGTGACATGGGTTATGGCAGTGTCCTTCTATTTATTGTTATAGGTACTCTGATTACAATAGTTGTTCAGTCTTCGAGTGCAGCAATGGCCATTACACTAATTATGTGCGACCAGGGATGGATTACTTTTGATATCGCTGCAGCATTGGTATTAGGAGAGAATATTGGTACAACTATAACCGCTAATATAGCAGCCACAGTCGGAAATCTTTATGCAAAAAGAGCAGCGCGAGCGCATTTTATATTTAATATTTTTGGTGTTATCTGGATGCTTTTATTATACTATCCATTTTTAAATTTAGTGGATCATATAATGGTTAATTGGTTCCAGCAGCCTTCTCCTTTTGTCGCTGTTAAGTCAGTGACCTGGGCTCTTACGTTATTTCATATTTTATTTAATATTACGAATACCTTTCTTCTAATTTGGTTCGTAAATCAAATAGAAAAAGTGGTGGTAAGGCTAACTCCGGCTAAAGCTACTGCAGAGGCAGAAGAAGAATTCCGATTATCTTATATCGGTAGTGAGGTGATGCGTACTCCGGAATTTTCATTGATCGAAGTTCATAAAGAACTTTCACGCTTTGGAGCGATAACCCGTAAAATGTTTACCAAGCTCAAAGATCAGCAGCAAAGTGCTAAAACTAAGGAAAGCCTGGCCTTCTATGAAAAAATAGAAAAAATGGAAGACCTGACGGACAGGTTCGAGGAAGAGATTACAGCATATCTTGTCAGGCTTTCTGAAGGAAGACTGAATGTTGATACCTCTGCAAAAGTTGTGATAATCCATAGCGTTACCAATGATCTTGAAAGAGTAGGAGATAGTATTTTAGAAATCTCCAAAAACATACATCGCCTGTATAAAAAGAAATTATCACTGGATAATAAGCAAAAGAAAAAACTGGCTGAATTATCAGACCATGTGGAAGAAGCCTTTGATATCATGCTGAATAACCTTGAAAAAGGTTCTCTTTCAATCGATATAAAAGAAGCCAGAAAGAAAGAACAGGAAATCAACAAACTGAGAAAGAAAATACGCAAATCACAAATGCGTGTTGTTGAAGACCCTACTTATGAGGTTAAATCAGGTATTCTGTTCAGAGATATTTACCAGGGATTAGAGCGTGTAGCTGATCAAATTTTTAGTGTTAACCTTGCCCTTGCTGGTGAAAAATTTGATCTGGATGAAATTCTCGATGAAGACTTCTAA
- a CDS encoding GAF domain-containing protein, which yields MKAKIQQSLQAKILLYVFGFISIVLIIGVILLINRQEINKLNQVEKAFNKASYYVETAAHAQSRFMLEGRKDEKFLKTKSSSEIILANQNLKKSARLLDSMLASEIIRSEDLFRETQNLKQAVVTYSQTLQKLVSKIHFRGFKDYGLEGVMRDYVHDLQALDDTQEQIFALSLRRHEKDFMLRKDLSYIDKINSTSQKFKNYINTNDGDSGAYKIRIIDNYVEHFIDIVDIEKEIGLTKNDGLRGELAYARASFAPVISEIEHKLSVIINRRQNTNRIIIISSLISFLVFSFILANRFNKVITKPVKKLNELIKGYNIGEKLEKNMFEELYKNDELGSLVKSFRNMYLSVEESLLASRNAQKELEKSSEEIEKRNWYSEQLNKLLATIKTTGDDNYVDTLKSIVEISNAKLGAIYSLSEENELEEMKMISCYAFSRKKYVSNSFSKGQGLLGAVWIEKTPIYRTEIPSDYMNITSGLGEVKPAYLIIIPLIHENKVEGILELGFLKRTNEITEKLLQEFGTRLASELHLSSLQRERRETLEYYQELLESKNKSVGKPVSSDLADSAAIKVIEKIFKGLVITDSMKNIRFANTWFKNTIGTNDPEEKVFDYITKRDRQKVSDYLNTVRFSQSENKKIEIELSGMSKDTVVNLRVFPVEIKDERLLIWLINPYNFSDIDDAIQNLFDSGSLLLSND from the coding sequence ATGAAGGCAAAGATTCAACAGAGCCTGCAAGCTAAAATTTTATTATACGTTTTTGGGTTTATTTCAATTGTGTTGATCATAGGAGTGATATTATTGATCAATCGTCAGGAAATAAACAAACTAAATCAAGTAGAAAAAGCTTTTAATAAAGCGAGTTATTACGTCGAGACTGCTGCCCACGCTCAATCCAGATTTATGCTTGAAGGCAGAAAAGATGAAAAGTTTCTTAAAACAAAAAGCAGTAGCGAAATAATTCTTGCAAATCAGAACCTCAAAAAATCAGCAAGACTTCTGGATTCGATGCTGGCATCTGAAATTATTCGATCAGAAGACCTGTTTCGAGAAACACAAAACTTAAAACAAGCTGTGGTTACCTATAGCCAGACCTTACAAAAGCTAGTTTCAAAAATTCATTTTCGCGGTTTTAAAGATTATGGTCTCGAAGGAGTAATGCGAGACTATGTCCATGATCTTCAGGCTCTTGATGATACACAGGAGCAAATTTTTGCTTTATCATTACGAAGACATGAGAAAGACTTCATGTTAAGAAAAGACCTTTCTTATATCGATAAAATAAACTCTACCTCTCAAAAATTTAAGAATTATATCAATACCAATGATGGTGACAGTGGTGCGTATAAAATCCGCATTATAGATAATTACGTTGAGCATTTTATTGATATAGTCGATATTGAAAAGGAAATTGGCCTTACAAAAAACGACGGTTTAAGAGGAGAATTAGCATATGCCAGAGCATCTTTTGCACCGGTAATTAGCGAAATCGAGCACAAACTGTCTGTTATTATCAACAGAAGGCAGAACACAAACAGAATTATAATAATAAGTTCCCTTATATCATTTCTGGTTTTCTCATTCATTTTGGCCAACCGATTTAATAAAGTAATTACTAAGCCGGTCAAAAAGCTAAACGAGTTAATAAAAGGATATAACATTGGGGAGAAGCTGGAAAAGAACATGTTCGAAGAACTTTACAAAAACGATGAGCTGGGTAGCCTGGTGAAAAGCTTTCGTAATATGTATTTATCTGTGGAAGAAAGCCTTCTGGCTTCCAGAAATGCTCAAAAGGAACTCGAAAAATCTTCAGAAGAAATTGAAAAAAGAAATTGGTATTCAGAGCAACTTAATAAGTTATTAGCAACCATTAAAACTACTGGTGATGATAATTATGTCGATACTCTAAAGTCGATTGTTGAAATTTCAAACGCGAAACTGGGGGCTATTTACAGTTTATCTGAAGAAAACGAATTGGAGGAAATGAAGATGATATCCTGTTATGCGTTTTCAAGGAAGAAATATGTCTCAAACTCTTTTAGCAAAGGTCAGGGATTATTAGGAGCTGTATGGATTGAGAAAACACCGATTTACCGCACGGAAATTCCTTCTGATTATATGAATATTACTTCCGGCCTGGGTGAGGTTAAACCAGCTTACCTGATTATTATTCCCTTAATTCATGAGAATAAAGTTGAAGGAATTTTAGAATTAGGATTTTTAAAGCGAACCAACGAAATAACTGAGAAGTTACTTCAGGAATTTGGAACACGATTAGCCTCAGAGCTTCACTTGTCTTCCTTACAAAGAGAGCGAAGAGAGACTCTTGAATATTATCAGGAATTATTGGAATCAAAAAATAAGTCTGTTGGCAAACCAGTATCCTCGGATCTGGCAGATTCGGCTGCAATTAAAGTTATCGAAAAGATATTTAAAGGCTTAGTCATTACTGACAGCATGAAAAATATAAGGTTTGCAAACACCTGGTTTAAAAATACAATAGGCACAAATGATCCAGAAGAAAAGGTATTTGATTATATAACCAAAAGAGACCGACAAAAAGTTTCTGATTACCTAAATACTGTGAGATTTAGCCAATCTGAGAATAAGAAAATTGAAATTGAACTAAGCGGGATGTCTAAAGATACTGTCGTTAATCTCAGGGTGTTTCCGGTAGAAATTAAAGATGAACGTCTTCTTATCTGGTTAATCAACCCGTACAATTTTTCAGATATTGATGATGCAATCCAAAATCTATTTGATAGCGGATCTCTTTTATTATCCAATGATTGA
- the recG gene encoding ATP-dependent DNA helicase RecG, translating to MSKFFQTSIEFVKGVGPQKAALLGKELGVFTYADLIQYYPFRYEDRSVFHTVSDCYYKEGETVQLRGSIRYFDMVGEGRKKRLSAEFRDHTGNLELTWFQGVNWVKKALKPGVNYIVYGKVARYGSKVSIAHPEFESEATADKQKGLQPVYSSTELLRRKYLDSKGISKIVRNLLQRALNEIPETLPEKLRGDYNLPGKAESIRHIHFPANQNKLQLARYRLKFEELFYIQLRLMKLKLHRQDAFKGLVLDKTNLLTEFYENHLPFELTNAQKRVIKEIYRDLKSGKQMNRLLQGDVGSGKTIVAFVSALLAIDNNAQCALMAPTEILADQHYRGLKPFADELGISIEKLTGSTKKSERTRIHENLMSGELNILVGTHALIEDTVQFKNLGLVIIDEQHRFGVAQRAKLWQKNTRAVPHILVMTATPIPRTLAMTLYGDLEISSIDELPAGRKPIKTIHQYDANRLKVNAFLKKEIEAGRQVYIVYPLIEESEKLDYKDLMDGFESISRAFPDYQISIVHGRQKPADKDFEMQRFVKGETRIMVATTVIEVGVNVPNATVMVIENAEKFGLAQLHQLRGRVGRGAEQSYCVLMSSYKLSKEARKRLDTMVRTTDGFEIADVDLQLRGPGDLMGTQQSGVLDLLVSDLAKDGKIVQLAKEAASSLMKTDPDLTLKENYLIRKQVESQQKNVFNWSRIS from the coding sequence ATGTCAAAATTTTTTCAAACCAGCATTGAATTTGTAAAAGGGGTAGGGCCTCAAAAAGCGGCACTTTTAGGTAAGGAGCTAGGGGTCTTCACATACGCAGACCTCATACAGTATTATCCTTTTCGCTATGAGGACCGATCAGTGTTTCATACCGTTTCCGATTGCTATTATAAAGAAGGAGAAACTGTACAGTTGCGTGGATCAATTAGATATTTTGACATGGTAGGAGAAGGAAGAAAAAAGAGATTATCTGCAGAGTTTAGAGATCACACCGGGAACCTTGAATTAACCTGGTTTCAAGGGGTTAACTGGGTGAAAAAAGCATTAAAACCCGGAGTTAACTATATAGTTTATGGTAAAGTAGCCCGATATGGCAGCAAAGTTAGTATTGCGCATCCCGAGTTTGAATCAGAAGCTACCGCAGACAAACAGAAAGGCCTGCAACCGGTGTATAGCAGCACTGAACTTCTCAGGCGAAAATATCTCGACAGTAAAGGAATTTCAAAGATTGTTCGAAACTTATTACAACGAGCTTTAAATGAAATTCCTGAGACCCTTCCTGAGAAATTAAGAGGTGATTACAATCTACCGGGAAAGGCAGAAAGCATCAGGCATATTCACTTTCCCGCAAATCAGAATAAACTTCAGCTGGCTCGTTACAGATTGAAATTTGAAGAGCTGTTTTATATTCAGCTGAGACTAATGAAACTCAAATTGCACAGGCAGGATGCATTTAAAGGGCTGGTTCTTGACAAAACAAATCTCTTAACTGAGTTTTATGAAAATCACCTTCCATTTGAGTTAACGAATGCTCAAAAAAGGGTAATAAAAGAAATATACCGCGATCTTAAATCCGGAAAGCAAATGAACAGGTTGCTTCAGGGAGACGTTGGTAGTGGAAAGACAATCGTTGCATTTGTTTCAGCATTGTTAGCGATTGATAATAATGCCCAATGCGCGCTTATGGCTCCAACGGAAATTCTTGCAGATCAACATTACAGGGGACTAAAGCCTTTTGCAGATGAGCTGGGAATATCAATAGAAAAACTTACAGGATCGACAAAGAAAAGTGAAAGAACCCGAATTCATGAAAACCTCATGTCCGGAGAGTTGAATATTTTGGTCGGAACACATGCCCTAATAGAAGATACTGTTCAGTTTAAAAATCTTGGCCTGGTAATTATCGATGAGCAGCATAGGTTTGGAGTAGCACAACGAGCGAAGCTTTGGCAAAAAAACACCAGGGCAGTTCCACATATTCTTGTTATGACTGCAACCCCAATACCCAGGACCCTGGCAATGACCTTATATGGTGATTTGGAAATTTCTTCTATAGATGAATTACCAGCAGGAAGAAAACCGATTAAAACTATCCATCAATATGATGCAAACCGGTTAAAAGTAAATGCTTTTCTTAAAAAGGAAATTGAAGCAGGCAGACAGGTATATATTGTTTATCCCCTCATCGAAGAATCAGAAAAATTAGATTATAAAGATCTGATGGATGGCTTTGAAAGTATTTCAAGAGCTTTTCCGGATTATCAGATCAGCATTGTTCATGGAAGACAAAAGCCCGCAGATAAAGATTTTGAAATGCAGCGGTTTGTAAAGGGAGAGACCAGGATTATGGTGGCTACTACTGTAATCGAAGTTGGCGTCAATGTTCCAAATGCTACGGTGATGGTTATTGAGAATGCAGAAAAATTTGGTCTTGCACAATTACATCAATTAAGAGGTAGGGTAGGACGTGGAGCTGAACAAAGTTATTGCGTACTAATGTCAAGTTACAAGTTAAGTAAAGAGGCCAGAAAGAGACTAGATACTATGGTAAGAACGACTGATGGTTTTGAAATAGCTGATGTGGACCTGCAGTTACGAGGACCCGGAGACCTAATGGGTACCCAGCAAAGTGGGGTCCTCGATCTTTTAGTATCAGATTTAGCTAAGGATGGGAAAATTGTCCAACTAGCAAAAGAAGCAGCTTCCAGCCTGATGAAAACCGACCCGGACCTGACCTTAAAAGAAAATTACCTGATTCGAAAACAAGTCGAGTCACAGCAAAAAAACGTATTTAATTGGAGTAGAATTAGCTAA
- a CDS encoding SCP2 sterol-binding domain-containing protein, with protein sequence MDFNKATEFIQSKAAKSSEPLGNKIKFTFPEGVIHVDGDQQPMEVTNEDKEADCNIKMKLNDFEKLITGNLNPMMAVMSGKIKIDGNMGVAMKLTQLVN encoded by the coding sequence ATGGATTTCAATAAAGCAACTGAGTTTATTCAATCAAAAGCAGCTAAATCTTCAGAGCCATTAGGAAATAAAATCAAATTTACTTTTCCCGAAGGCGTTATACATGTTGATGGTGATCAGCAGCCAATGGAAGTTACTAATGAAGATAAGGAAGCAGATTGTAACATTAAAATGAAACTAAATGATTTTGAGAAGCTGATTACAGGGAATTTAAACCCGATGATGGCAGTAATGAGTGGAAAAATCAAGATCGATGGAAATATGGGAGTAGCAATGAAGCTGACCCAATTAGTAAACTAA